One Pirellulales bacterium genomic window carries:
- a CDS encoding CPBP family intramembrane glutamic endopeptidase, which yields MATLVIITILPLGVITCQLAFGAAGPVGYSIYKVAFLVLPLLYCRWHGISVFRDILQFGNWRSGLKLSIGLSIAAAAIFAGAYAAWSDFLIDEATIVDNIDQQFGVDRTTVLLVAPFTILLNSLLEESFYRGFSFGLLVRKNLAVGYLLPAVAFTVQHVLFIYHWVSVLPLVLAIVGLFVLALLLEAMYGRFDTIVAPWIVHAGGDVAMMGIALTMFY from the coding sequence ATGGCCACGCTCGTAATAATCACTATCCTGCCCCTTGGGGTAATCACGTGCCAGCTGGCCTTTGGTGCAGCGGGGCCCGTCGGTTATTCGATCTACAAGGTGGCCTTCCTCGTTCTACCGCTTTTGTATTGCCGTTGGCACGGAATCAGCGTTTTTCGAGATATTTTGCAATTTGGCAATTGGCGCAGCGGGTTGAAGCTCTCAATCGGCCTGAGCATTGCGGCGGCCGCGATTTTTGCCGGAGCCTACGCCGCCTGGAGCGATTTTCTAATCGACGAGGCCACGATCGTCGACAACATCGATCAACAGTTTGGCGTGGATCGAACAACAGTGCTATTGGTCGCGCCATTTACGATTTTGTTGAACTCGCTGCTTGAAGAGTCATTCTATCGCGGTTTTTCCTTTGGCCTGCTGGTGCGTAAAAACTTGGCAGTCGGCTACCTTTTACCGGCCGTGGCATTCACGGTGCAGCACGTGCTCTTTATCTATCATTGGGTCAGCGTATTGCCACTGGTACTAGCGATTGTTGGTCTGTTCGTACTGGCACTATTGCTCGAAGCAATGTATGGGCGGTTCGACACGATCGTCGCACCCTGGATCGTGCATGCCGGCGGCGATGTCGCCATGATGGGTATCGCCCTGACGATGTTCTATTGA
- a CDS encoding tRNA-(ms[2]io[6]A)-hydroxylase, with the protein MLNLKSSTAPWWLDTVEDNLEEVLLDHAHCEKKAAGTAMNLIFAYVDKIDLVRELTTIVDEELDHFRQVLDLLEARGMRFRRLTPSSYGRQLNDLVRKLEPGRAVDRFLVAGLIEARSCERFALLKDRLRDEQLAEFYAGLFESEARHHATYVRLATLFATPDAIQARLDELATAEAEIIDRGDPLARMHS; encoded by the coding sequence ATGCTGAACCTTAAGAGCAGCACTGCCCCCTGGTGGCTCGACACAGTCGAGGACAATCTGGAAGAAGTACTGCTCGACCATGCGCATTGCGAAAAGAAGGCTGCCGGAACGGCAATGAACCTGATTTTCGCCTATGTCGACAAAATCGATCTGGTGCGCGAGCTAACGACCATTGTCGACGAGGAGCTTGACCATTTTCGCCAAGTGCTCGATCTACTTGAAGCGCGTGGAATGCGGTTTCGCCGCCTCACGCCGTCGAGCTATGGACGACAGCTAAACGACCTCGTGCGCAAGCTCGAGCCGGGCCGAGCGGTGGACCGGTTTTTGGTAGCGGGATTGATCGAAGCCCGCTCTTGTGAACGATTCGCGCTGTTGAAGGATCGCCTGCGCGACGAGCAACTAGCCGAATTCTATGCCGGCCTGTTCGAGTCCGAAGCACGGCACCACGCGACTTACGTCCGCCTGGCTACGCTTTTCGCAACACCCGACGCGATTCAAGCCCGGCTCGATGAGTTGGCAACCGCAGAGGCCGAGATCATTGATCGCGGCGATCCGCTGGCACGGATGCATAGTTGA